Proteins from a single region of Psychrobacter cryohalolentis K5:
- the xdhB gene encoding xanthine dehydrogenase molybdopterin binding subunit has product MSHHSSLFDSYSTRRQRPPKDKIGTQAKHDSAISHVMGTATYVDDMLKPQNTLHLAIGKSAHAHARVLNMDLSAVQAADGVIDVITFKDLPAKTDIGAVFDGDPLMVDQITEYVGQTLFTVVATSHRAAKKAVLKAIVEYEPLPAILTIDEALKQEQFVRPSHFMTRGDAQAELESAPTRIAGHIHMLGQEHFYLEGQVSYVIPCDDGGLEVYTSSQHPSEVQQLVAEVVDLPFHAVTTVVRRMGGGFGGKETQAAAWACLCGIVAKRHNVPVSMRLDRQDDMVVTGKRHEFANRYDVGVNDAGQVLGVDMQLSGLCGYSPDLSDAIVDRAMFHCDNAYYYPAAQIAGHRCKTHTVSNTAYRGFGGPQGLLTAEYMMDDIAYSLGKDPLQVRLANLYQNGQSTHYGQPIEHFDLATIIQTLADDNDYAKRREQITVANRKAEAEGSDKRFGLALTPVKFGISFTVQTLNQAGALVHIYTDGTIQINHGGTEMGQGLYIKIAQIVANEFDVDLDTVKVTATRTDKVPNTSPTAASSGTDMNGKAAQNACITIRDRLVEFATEHFEVSAEDVKFERNHVHIGDKETLTFAEMVLLAYQHRVSLSSTGYYKTPKIFYDRSKAWGRPFFYFALGASCSEVEIDILTGEYRVLRCDILHDVGQSINPAIDIGQIEGGFVQGMGWLTAEELVWDKKGNLASNSAANYKIPMAHDLPKQWSVKLFDRKNEEQTIYNSKAVGEPPFMLAASVWCAINNAIASLGDYRKNPELTMPATPEAVLKSVMRMQGQEWEIASKADTDTITSLTVTDDNCGIDDDKVKPQQVAHGKDINPTEVEGKLTDDQPEAIQNPNVSTARGPAHSE; this is encoded by the coding sequence ATGAGCCACCATTCTTCATTATTTGACAGCTATAGTACCCGCAGACAGCGTCCACCAAAAGACAAGATTGGCACCCAAGCAAAGCATGACAGTGCTATTAGTCACGTTATGGGCACTGCCACTTATGTGGACGATATGCTAAAACCACAAAACACCCTGCATTTAGCAATTGGTAAAAGTGCTCACGCGCATGCTCGTGTATTGAATATGGATTTGAGCGCCGTACAAGCAGCGGACGGGGTAATCGATGTCATCACTTTTAAAGATTTACCAGCCAAGACTGATATCGGAGCAGTGTTTGATGGCGATCCACTCATGGTCGATCAGATCACAGAATATGTCGGTCAAACGCTATTTACGGTGGTTGCCACCAGTCACCGTGCAGCAAAAAAAGCCGTGCTCAAAGCCATTGTGGAATATGAGCCGCTGCCCGCAATCCTCACTATTGATGAGGCGCTAAAGCAAGAGCAGTTTGTACGTCCAAGTCACTTTATGACGCGCGGTGATGCTCAGGCTGAGCTTGAGAGTGCACCTACTCGTATTGCAGGGCATATTCATATGTTGGGGCAAGAGCATTTTTATTTGGAAGGGCAAGTATCTTATGTTATTCCTTGCGATGATGGTGGGCTTGAAGTCTATACTTCCTCACAGCATCCGAGTGAAGTGCAGCAGCTGGTCGCCGAAGTGGTCGATTTACCTTTTCATGCCGTGACGACAGTTGTGCGCCGAATGGGCGGTGGTTTTGGTGGTAAAGAAACGCAAGCTGCCGCATGGGCGTGTCTGTGCGGTATCGTTGCCAAACGCCATAATGTGCCAGTGAGTATGCGCTTAGACCGTCAAGATGATATGGTTGTCACTGGTAAACGTCATGAATTTGCCAATCGCTACGATGTCGGTGTCAATGATGCTGGTCAAGTGCTTGGCGTTGATATGCAGCTATCAGGATTGTGCGGTTATTCACCAGATTTGTCCGATGCTATTGTCGATCGGGCGATGTTCCATTGTGACAACGCCTATTATTATCCAGCGGCTCAGATCGCTGGTCATCGCTGCAAGACTCATACAGTATCAAATACCGCTTATCGAGGTTTTGGTGGCCCACAAGGTTTGCTAACTGCTGAATACATGATGGATGATATCGCCTACAGTCTGGGTAAAGATCCTTTGCAGGTACGTTTGGCAAATCTATATCAAAATGGTCAAAGCACCCATTATGGGCAGCCGATTGAACATTTTGATTTGGCGACTATCATACAGACGTTAGCTGATGACAACGATTATGCTAAGCGACGTGAACAAATCACAGTCGCTAATCGAAAAGCTGAAGCCGAAGGTAGTGACAAACGTTTTGGTCTGGCTCTAACGCCGGTCAAATTTGGTATCTCATTTACGGTACAGACGCTAAACCAAGCGGGTGCTTTGGTTCATATCTATACCGACGGTACCATTCAAATCAATCATGGTGGTACTGAAATGGGGCAAGGGCTATATATTAAGATTGCCCAAATCGTTGCTAATGAATTCGATGTAGATTTAGATACCGTAAAAGTAACCGCAACTCGTACCGATAAAGTGCCAAATACTTCGCCAACAGCGGCGTCGTCAGGTACTGATATGAATGGCAAAGCCGCACAAAACGCTTGTATTACTATTAGAGATCGCTTGGTTGAATTTGCTACTGAACATTTTGAAGTAAGTGCAGAAGATGTCAAATTTGAGCGCAATCATGTTCATATCGGTGATAAAGAAACACTAACCTTTGCTGAAATGGTGTTACTCGCATATCAGCACCGCGTTAGCTTATCGTCTACTGGCTACTATAAAACACCAAAGATATTTTATGATCGCTCAAAAGCGTGGGGTCGCCCATTCTTTTACTTTGCCTTGGGTGCCTCTTGTTCTGAGGTTGAGATTGATATTTTAACGGGTGAATATAGGGTATTGCGCTGCGATATCTTACACGATGTTGGGCAGTCGATTAATCCTGCAATTGATATCGGTCAGATTGAAGGCGGTTTTGTTCAAGGTATGGGCTGGCTTACTGCTGAAGAGCTGGTTTGGGATAAAAAAGGAAACCTTGCGTCAAACAGTGCCGCCAATTATAAAATTCCAATGGCGCATGACTTACCAAAACAATGGAGCGTCAAACTGTTCGATCGCAAAAACGAAGAGCAAACTATTTATAACTCCAAAGCCGTTGGCGAACCGCCATTTATGCTAGCCGCTAGTGTTTGGTGCGCGATTAACAACGCGATTGCAAGCTTAGGTGATTACCGGAAAAACCCTGAGCTGACCATGCCGGCAACGCCAGAAGCGGTATTAAAATCGGTCATGCGTATGCAAGGTCAAGAATGGGAAATCGCTTCTAAAGCGGATACAGATACGATTACTAGCCTAACAGTAACCGATGATAATTGCGGTATTGATGATGATAAAGTCAAGCCGCAGCAAGTCGCACATGGTAAGGATATTAATCCAACAGAAGTCGAAGGTAAGCTAACGGATGATCAGCCTGAAGCGATACAAAACCCAAATGTATCAACGGCTCGCGGACCGGCACATAGTGAATAA
- a CDS encoding XdhC family protein gives MNKSLITPMPPTKWYNGLAQYQQQGIAHVLATVVAVNGSAPRDLQSKMIVTLDACCDTLGGGSLEHDVTITARQLLNGELDTTEARSTQPLKEGKSEKAQAVRRDAVYTKHYPLGATLAQCCGGSVTVMFECFNVTPPMSLLVFGAGHVAAALMTILTELPCQVDWVDSRAEMFERYLTHNPDTVEGRVTYQLPTHIRPHIDEDPVDFVQPFVAKSIESALMNASTKKGTQYFILVMTHDHSLDFDLVRAALDAYVKIGIDSSSLPYLGCISSATKAKRFRDRLLQRDYNEQIVDKLTMPIGLNTGGKEPMAVAISIAAQVMQLYNDL, from the coding sequence GTGAATAAGTCACTAATCACACCGATGCCACCAACAAAGTGGTATAACGGACTGGCGCAATATCAGCAGCAAGGTATTGCGCACGTTTTGGCGACGGTCGTTGCGGTGAATGGCTCAGCACCTCGTGATCTTCAATCAAAAATGATCGTGACGCTTGATGCATGCTGTGACACCTTAGGCGGCGGTAGCCTTGAACATGACGTGACGATAACCGCTAGGCAATTGCTAAATGGCGAGCTTGATACGACTGAAGCAAGAAGCACGCAACCGTTAAAAGAAGGTAAGTCTGAAAAGGCGCAGGCAGTACGCCGCGATGCCGTTTACACCAAGCATTATCCATTGGGCGCTACATTGGCTCAATGCTGCGGCGGTAGCGTCACGGTCATGTTTGAATGCTTTAATGTAACGCCGCCCATGTCATTACTGGTGTTTGGCGCAGGGCATGTAGCAGCTGCGCTAATGACCATTCTTACTGAGCTGCCTTGTCAGGTTGACTGGGTGGACAGCCGAGCTGAAATGTTTGAGCGTTATCTAACCCATAATCCGGATACTGTAGAGGGGCGAGTGACTTATCAGTTGCCTACTCACATTCGCCCGCATATTGATGAAGATCCAGTCGATTTTGTTCAACCGTTTGTTGCCAAGAGCATTGAAAGTGCCTTGATGAATGCGTCAACAAAAAAAGGCACTCAGTATTTTATTTTGGTCATGACACATGATCACAGTCTTGATTTTGATTTGGTACGTGCCGCGCTCGATGCTTATGTAAAAATTGGCATCGATAGCAGCTCATTACCTTATCTTGGTTGTATCAGCTCAGCGACTAAAGCTAAGCGTTTTAGAGATCGTCTACTGCAGCGTGATTATAATGAGCAAATAGTCGATAAATTGACCATGCCAATCGGACTTAATACGGGCGGAAAAGAGCCAATGGCAGTCGCTATTTCTATCGCGGCACAAGTTATGCAGCTTTATAATGATTTATAA
- the guaD gene encoding guanine deaminase, giving the protein MTIHIYQAQLLHYLTEDNLAERAKRAHLDTADLTNDNLTNAERPSITVVEKNVNLLPVVTGVKVYPEYIANGALVVDDATGRVVDYGSCASMMSQYGNDSRQEGQAPVQIHDYQDKLIMPGFIDTHVHYPQIDMIAAFGEQLLDWLNNYTFVTEANFGDAKIADDTAKFFLNQLLANGTTSALVFSTSHPQSVESFFNESSRLNTRMITGNVLMDQNAPEHLCVPTEQGIRDTQNIIDKWHERGRQHVAITPRFAITSTPKQLQMTGELYRSYDSVYLQTHLAENLDEIAFVRELYPNHKGYLDVYHDMGLLGRRTTLAHGIHLSTSEYEVLRDTGTQIAHCPTSNLFLGSGLFDLSKTLSYTGVSIATDVGAGTSLSMLTTLAEAYKVQQLQSNPLSAHQGLYQITLGNAQSLLLDDKIGNFMPNKEADFVVIDMGGTDLMERRMTQTKSLDEQLFVLMMLGDDRVIEETIIAGVSRYKKAVAA; this is encoded by the coding sequence ATGACCATACATATTTATCAAGCACAGTTGCTGCATTATTTAACCGAAGATAATCTGGCTGAAAGAGCCAAGCGTGCCCATTTAGATACGGCCGATTTAACCAATGATAATTTAACCAATGCTGAGCGTCCTAGCATCACAGTGGTAGAAAAAAACGTCAATTTGCTGCCAGTGGTTACAGGCGTCAAGGTTTATCCTGAATATATCGCCAATGGTGCCTTGGTGGTCGATGATGCGACTGGTCGCGTTGTGGATTATGGCAGCTGTGCGTCAATGATGTCACAGTACGGCAACGACAGTCGCCAAGAGGGTCAAGCGCCAGTACAAATTCATGATTATCAAGATAAGCTCATTATGCCGGGTTTTATCGATACTCATGTGCATTATCCGCAAATAGATATGATTGCTGCATTTGGCGAGCAATTGCTTGATTGGTTGAATAATTATACCTTTGTGACCGAAGCCAATTTTGGCGATGCAAAGATTGCTGACGATACGGCAAAATTCTTTTTGAATCAGCTGCTTGCTAACGGTACAACCAGCGCTTTGGTGTTCTCTACTAGCCATCCACAGTCAGTAGAGTCGTTCTTTAACGAAAGTAGTCGTTTGAATACGCGTATGATTACGGGTAATGTATTGATGGATCAAAACGCGCCTGAGCACTTGTGTGTACCAACAGAGCAAGGGATTCGCGATACGCAGAATATCATCGATAAATGGCATGAGCGCGGACGTCAGCATGTGGCGATTACGCCGAGGTTTGCCATTACCTCAACGCCGAAGCAATTACAAATGACGGGAGAGCTATATCGTAGCTATGACAGCGTTTATCTGCAAACACATTTGGCTGAAAACCTTGATGAAATCGCCTTTGTACGTGAGCTTTATCCCAATCATAAAGGTTATTTAGACGTTTATCATGATATGGGCTTACTTGGCAGGCGTACGACGTTGGCGCATGGCATTCATCTCTCGACATCAGAATATGAAGTGCTACGTGATACTGGCACCCAAATAGCCCATTGCCCGACGTCCAATTTATTTTTAGGCAGTGGACTGTTTGATTTGTCCAAAACTCTAAGCTATACCGGCGTTAGTATCGCAACCGACGTGGGCGCAGGTACTAGCTTATCGATGCTGACCACTTTAGCAGAAGCCTATAAAGTTCAGCAATTACAGAGTAATCCGTTATCAGCGCATCAAGGGTTATATCAAATCACGTTAGGCAACGCGCAGTCATTGTTATTAGACGATAAAATCGGTAACTTTATGCCCAATAAAGAAGCAGATTTTGTGGTGATAGATATGGGTGGCACTGATTTAATGGAGCGCCGTATGACACAGACCAAGTCACTTGATGAGCAGTTATTTGTGCTGATGATGTTAGGTGATGATAGGGTGATTGAAGAAACAATTATCGCTGGCGTGAGTCGTTATAAAAAAGCGGTTGCTGCATAA
- a CDS encoding cupin domain-containing protein yields the protein MTSISLCLPNTITPEQFLSDYWQKKPLLIKQGLPQLIGMFEPEDILGLAIDEDATARLLTQAASKQEGQPQWQLKKNPLTEADFDNLPEQWSVLVQNLEQWSPELGALWQALDFIPQWQRDDIMVSYAPKGGSVGKHYDDYDVFLAQGFGSRRWQLGKFCDEQTQFVADEPIRLFDDMGEIIFDEILEAGDVLYVPPKLAHFGVAQDDCLTFSFGCRRPNLMQIIDNLADVATNDSALFIPMLLPQAMQASGELKTDSIEAIKTQLLQLLQSERGDTIIRQAVSEVVSKRQYDVLVPEESLTTDEMIAALATGATLEADYSNRLLYTQADNDIVLYANGQRLDDLHETSIALLVRLSNGEHLSLDDMEGIDPDEVMEWLENGWIWMNHPE from the coding sequence ATGACTTCTATCTCCCTTTGTTTACCGAATACCATTACTCCTGAGCAATTCTTAAGCGATTATTGGCAAAAAAAACCCCTCTTGATTAAGCAAGGCTTACCGCAATTAATTGGTATGTTTGAGCCGGAAGATATCTTAGGCTTAGCTATAGATGAAGACGCTACTGCAAGGCTACTGACTCAAGCTGCGAGCAAACAAGAAGGTCAGCCGCAATGGCAACTTAAAAAGAACCCACTAACTGAAGCCGACTTTGATAACTTACCTGAGCAATGGTCAGTACTGGTACAAAATCTTGAGCAATGGTCGCCGGAACTTGGCGCATTATGGCAGGCGCTTGATTTTATACCGCAGTGGCAGCGCGATGATATTATGGTGTCTTATGCGCCAAAAGGCGGCTCGGTTGGCAAGCATTATGATGATTACGATGTATTTCTAGCGCAAGGGTTTGGCTCTAGGCGTTGGCAGTTAGGTAAGTTTTGTGATGAGCAGACGCAATTTGTTGCCGATGAGCCGATACGTCTATTTGATGATATGGGCGAGATTATCTTTGATGAAATCTTAGAAGCCGGTGATGTGCTATACGTGCCACCAAAATTAGCACATTTTGGCGTAGCGCAAGATGATTGCCTAACCTTTTCCTTTGGCTGCCGTCGTCCAAACTTGATGCAAATCATTGACAACCTTGCCGATGTCGCGACCAATGACAGCGCTTTATTTATACCGATGTTATTACCACAAGCTATGCAAGCGTCAGGGGAGTTAAAGACTGACAGCATTGAGGCGATTAAAACTCAATTATTACAACTCCTCCAATCTGAGCGCGGTGATACGATTATTCGCCAAGCCGTGTCTGAAGTGGTCAGCAAGCGTCAATATGATGTGCTTGTCCCTGAAGAGTCGCTGACGACTGATGAGATGATAGCAGCATTGGCAACTGGCGCGACGTTGGAAGCAGATTACAGCAATCGTTTGTTATACACTCAGGCGGATAATGACATCGTTTTATATGCCAATGGGCAACGCCTAGATGATTTGCATGAAACATCGATAGCACTACTGGTACGCTTATCTAATGGCGAGCATTTAAGCCTTGACGATATGGAAGGGATTGACCCTGATGAAGTGATGGAATGGTTAGAGAATGGTTGGATATGGATGAATCATCCAGAGTAA
- a CDS encoding NF038104 family lipoprotein, with protein MKKLHFIVIIASMFLLQACVHKIVTVPAKIAYKTTKGVVKGTVAVGKAIIPGDSSDKDDKE; from the coding sequence ATGAAAAAATTACATTTTATCGTTATTATTGCCAGTATGTTTTTGCTGCAAGCTTGTGTACATAAAATTGTTACTGTACCTGCTAAAATCGCTTATAAAACCACTAAAGGTGTGGTTAAAGGTACGGTCGCTGTGGGTAAAGCTATCATACCGGGCGATAGCAGTGATAAAGACGATAAAGAATAA
- the purB gene encoding adenylosuccinate lyase, whose translation MNLLTALSPIDGRYASKADSLRPYLSEFGLIKARVTVEIRWLQSLADNSAIGELAEFDTNTNAFLNAIVENFSEADAQAIKDIEATTNHDVKAVEYFIKDKFRGQAALEDSLEFIHFACTSEDINNLSYALMLKDSREIVVAKMQEVTDSIVNLAIIHADQPMLSRTHGQTASPTTLGKEMANVAYRLARQIKQVGQVELLGKINGAVGNYNAHYASYPDVDWQNHAEKFINERLELTFNPYTTQIEPHDYIAELFDAVKRFNTILIDFNRDIWQYISLGYFKQRLKDGEVGSSTMPHKVNPIDFENSEGNLGVANAMLAHLGEKLPISRMQRDLSDSTVLRNIGVGLAQSMIAYDACLKGVSKLELNAQRLNDDLDNAQEVLAEPIQTVMRRYRVENPYEKLKALTRGNAMTREAMLTFVDGDELSAVSESDKNSLREMTPATYIGNAAEQARTIKEWIAKI comes from the coding sequence ATGAATCTACTTACCGCACTCTCCCCAATCGATGGTCGCTATGCATCCAAAGCCGATAGCTTGCGCCCTTATTTATCAGAATTTGGTCTGATTAAAGCGCGTGTGACCGTTGAGATTCGCTGGTTACAGTCATTGGCTGATAATAGCGCGATTGGTGAGTTGGCAGAATTTGATACCAATACCAATGCGTTTTTAAATGCTATCGTAGAGAACTTTAGCGAAGCTGACGCGCAAGCGATCAAAGACATCGAAGCAACGACCAACCATGATGTAAAAGCGGTTGAATACTTTATTAAAGATAAATTCCGTGGTCAGGCAGCACTTGAAGATTCATTAGAATTTATTCATTTTGCTTGTACCAGTGAAGATATTAATAACCTATCTTACGCACTCATGCTCAAAGACAGCCGCGAAATCGTCGTTGCTAAAATGCAAGAAGTAACGGATAGCATCGTTAATCTAGCAATTATCCATGCTGATCAACCGATGCTTTCACGTACTCATGGTCAAACGGCAAGCCCGACGACTCTAGGTAAAGAGATGGCAAACGTTGCTTATCGCCTTGCTCGTCAAATTAAGCAAGTCGGTCAGGTAGAGTTACTCGGTAAAATCAATGGTGCGGTCGGTAACTATAATGCTCACTACGCCTCATATCCTGACGTTGATTGGCAGAATCATGCTGAAAAATTCATTAATGAACGTTTAGAATTGACCTTTAATCCTTATACCACGCAAATTGAGCCGCATGATTATATCGCTGAATTGTTTGACGCAGTAAAACGCTTTAATACCATTCTAATCGACTTTAACCGTGATATTTGGCAGTATATTAGCTTAGGCTATTTTAAACAGCGCCTAAAAGATGGTGAAGTGGGTTCTTCTACCATGCCGCATAAAGTCAACCCGATTGACTTTGAAAACTCTGAAGGTAATTTGGGTGTAGCTAATGCCATGCTTGCTCATTTGGGTGAAAAGCTACCGATTTCACGTATGCAGCGCGATTTGTCTGACTCTACCGTGTTGCGTAATATCGGTGTTGGTCTAGCACAAAGCATGATTGCTTATGATGCGTGCCTCAAAGGCGTCAGCAAACTTGAATTAAATGCCCAACGTTTAAATGATGACCTAGATAATGCGCAAGAAGTGTTGGCAGAGCCGATTCAAACGGTCATGCGTCGCTACCGTGTTGAAAACCCATACGAGAAGCTGAAAGCTCTTACCCGTGGTAATGCCATGACTCGTGAAGCAATGCTTACTTTTGTTGATGGCGATGAATTATCGGCAGTCAGTGAAAGCGATAAAAACAGTTTGCGCGAAATGACGCCTGCTACTTATATTGGTAATGCGGCTGAACAAGCACGCACGATTAAAGAATGGATTGCTAAAATTTAA